The Dioscorea cayenensis subsp. rotundata cultivar TDr96_F1 unplaced genomic scaffold, TDr96_F1_v2_PseudoChromosome.rev07_lg8_w22 25.fasta BLBR01000372.1, whole genome shotgun sequence nucleotide sequence TCTTAAAACTACCCTcattaataacataaatctaATCAAAGACTTTCTTTACATAGAACAGGAAATGCATTCCCATAATTAAAAGTAGTTATaaaattagaggaaaaaaaaacttgtcctcaaattaaaacatgattaactaatgtatatcaataaaaaaaacttgttacagataaataaatttctttcaatccaccaaattaaaacatgattaatatatatatatatatatatatatatatatatatatatatatatatatatatatatatatatatatatatgtcctcactcaacaataaaaataaatctatcatgaatgaaaaataaaataaatattcaaacatTCGACTCCTCCCTCTCTTTCGGTCAACTATGTTGTTATTGGTCATTTAGTGCACATATCATTGCATCTTGAAGTAAAATGCATTACCATTGGTCTACCATGCAAATTTTTaaccctaatatatatatatatatatatatatatatatatatatatataagtctttACTAATGCATGCAACGCCtcacaaatataaaaacaacaatcttTTATTAATCTCAACTTGTCCTTAATATCGGTAATGttgaaaacattaatcttattatttatagagATCTATTAGTATTAGTACGAAGTCTTAATGTCAGCAAATGAAGTCTGTATAATTCCCATGTTTTAAGTATCTATATTACTATTTAGCCTCTCTAAACTATGCAATGCTCCAAACTTTTTTATTACTATACCACCTTTTCACCAGCtgcttataattaaaaaaagtagaatGATGTTGCTTTGAAGCCTAACAATGTTAGGTATGGAGTTCTTAAtttatcactatatatatatatatatatatatatagttttataagcATTGTCAAGTCTAATGATGTTGGTTAAAGCTTAATTATGATCAATGATAACTAATATGAACaagcaataaaatttaaactacCCTCCCTAGTCCCTAACCTCCCTAGGCTCCAACCTCTAAACAAAGACTttcttcacacacacacacaaacacacacacacacacatctctctctctctctctctctctctctctctctctctctctctctctctctctctatatatatatatatatatatatgttatcaaTTATTAGGCACCTCCTCCACTATATAAACACTTACAAAGACCCAAGGCTACTCAAAACACACCCAAAACATTGGAATCCGACGTATCTGTGCACTCAACCtttgcctcaagatatgttcGTTCATCTCTTCCaaggtatgtatatatgtttgtgtACATGCATACAAAGTTGTATGTTTTTAAGAAACATATATGATggtcgtgccaaaaaccgtgccaaagaaagggatgatgtgtttgtcacagtttttggtaCGACCAagccaaaaccgtgccaaatgccATTTACTCCATTGACATGGTTTTTGGCTTGTTTTAGGcttaccgtgccaaaaaccgtggcAAACACATCACCCTATTCTTTGTCACGGTTGTTGGCACGGCTAAGCCTAAATCGTGCTAAAAACTATGACAATAGAGTACATGgcatttggcatggtttttgggACGGTTTTTGTTTGGCTATGCTACAAACCGTGATAAAAAAAGGGATGATGTGTTTGttacggtttttggcatggtcaaacaatgccaaaaaccgtgccaaatgccatgcactccattgtcacggtttttcaCAAGGTTTTGGTTTGGCCGTGCCCAAAACCGTGGCAAATTGACAAAGAAAGGATGATGTAagtcacggtatttggcacgggcAAGCCAAAACCGTGACTAATGCCATGTACTTtattgtcacagtttttggcatggtttaggcTTAGTCGtcccaaaaaccgtgacaatgaCAGGATGATGTGTtagtcacggtttttggcatggctAAGCCACAACCTtgccaaaaaccatgccaaatgtTATGTACTTCattgtcatgatttttggcatggtttaggtTTGGCCGTGCCAAAAAAATCAGGACATAGAAAAGAATTatgtgtttgtcacaggttTTGGCACTGTTTTGGTACGGGTTTTTGTCTAAATTttagacaaaaacataaatggtGCCAAATACTGTAACAAAATTGTCATGATTTGgtaaccgtgccaaataccgtgacaaCTTTGTCACAACTTGTTTTTCGTGCCAATTTCAAAGACAAATTTGGCATGGAATCAAAACTATGCCAAATtcctatttttattgtattaaatcCAGCATTATATTCACCTTATTTAAATTTGTCAAGATAATAatgatcaaaaaaattttaaattcaaaacaacaAACACTCTTGCTCTTTACATAATTATAAGAAACTAGTTCATTAttgataattttgataatttttattactacTACAAATAGTAAAATAGATGAGCAAAGGCATATAAGCTTGAACTTAGTCAAGCATTCAAGAGCAAGCTCTCTTTCTAGAAAACCCTAGAGAAGTACCACAATTGGGCTCCTAACTTTATACTTTCCAGTTTCAGAAACCCAGATAAGATCTCCAAATCCGTATGCAGTCATCCTTGATGCTTCTAAGCTTGCCTTCAGATGAACCCTATAACTCAGCTTCTCATATTTCTCCTTGAAAACTAGCACATTCGGTTCCACAACAACTGCAAGCCACTTGGGCACCGTCACAGAGACGGTATACTTCGCCGGACCATCACCGACGTTGGTTACTGTTCTTTTAAACGTTTGGAAGTGAGTTGTAAGATTAGCattgaagatggagatgaaggaTGGATAGTTAAGATCAGATGAAGGTTTGGAGCAGGCATAGTCCTTGGAAGACCTCGTGATCAGCTTGATCTGATTAAGAGTGTAATTGCAAGCACATAACATGCTCACATAGTCCTGTGGGCTGGCATCATAGACAAGCCCAGGGTCCAAAGCCTTGTTTGGGTCCACTTGCCCGGCTCCCACGGCGAGAGGACTTGTAGCAATGTAGTAGTTTCCAACTTCTTTGATGGGTTGAAAAGTGTTATCTAATGCACTAGCTGTAGTCATCATTGCTGATCGGATGGCAGCCGGGCTCCAGCCCGGCCTTGCGTCCTTGAGCAGTGCCGCCACACCGGATGCGTGTGGGCATGACATTGATGTCCCAGATAAGATGTTGAAATCACTGGCCAAGGGAGCATTGCCGATGTGAGTCACCGGAACTTTTGGAATCCATGCAGCGAGGACATCAACACCTGGAGCCATTATGTCAGGCTTTAGCACACTCTTGAAACTTGGTGACGGCCCTCTTGATGAGAAAGACGCCACTGCAGGAGCTGGCTTTGTGCCCACAAAGGTCTGCTTGAACTTCATTGTGACCGTGGCAGTTGAGTTGTTCTTAGCATACTCCACCAACATGACTCCATCTTCAGGACCAATCACAATCACAGGACTTGTGTATTCAAAAATGTACTCACTTGTGTTGGCTATTATTAGAGCTCCTGCAGCTCTGGATTGAGTCACAAAAGATTCCTGTTTCCATGTTTTTCCCTTGTCCTTGCATATAATGATGTTATCAGCGGCCACTGAGGACAACAATTTGGATGAGTTGCATGGCAAGATGGTTTCATCATAGGCGACTGGCACGTCCACAAGGAATGCGTTTTCAGGGTAGTGCGTTGTCCCAGTGATGATCTGACCATTGCCTAATACCACTATCCCTGAGAGTTGGCGGTCGATTGTGCCTGCCGCCACGGTTAACACCCAAGGGATTCCGTTATGTAGAGTTTCCAAGTCCGGTCCGGCATTCCCAGCAGAAGAGGAAACAATAATTCCCTTCTCCATTGCACCAAATGATGCTATGGCTATTGGGTCTTCATACAATGGCAATCCATCGAAGCCCATTGATATTGAGATAACATCAACACCATCAATCATAGCTTGGTCCATGGCAGCGAGGACATCAGATGCATAACGCCCCTCAAGCCAGAGGACCTTGTACATGGCCAATCTTGCTCTATGCGCAACCCCTCTTGCAACCCCGGGGGCATAACCAAAAAAGTTAGCAGCAGCATAGCTCCCTGCTGCTGTGGATGAAGTGTGTGTGCCATGGCCTTCAATATCTCTAGTCGAATTCATCGTGATGGTTGCACCAGGATTACCGGCAATGACACCCTTGTTGAAGTAGCGAGCTCCGATGAGCTTGCGGTTGCACATGGAGGAGTTGAACTCCTCTCCTGCCTCGCATACTCCCTTCCATCTCTTTGGTACTTCACTCATCCCTCTGTCATTGAAGCTCTTGTGCTCCGGCCAGACTCCGGTGTCGATGACGCCGATGATCACGTCTTCCCCGTAGTTGGAGGCTGGCCAGAGTCCAGTGGCCACATTCAGGTTAAGGAATTCGTACGTATGGGTTGTGTCCACTTTGGCGTGTCTGTCCTTGTGCACGTCCAGCACTCCTGGCATTTTCTTGAGAGCTTTTAGTTCTTCTCCTGAGAGTGCAACACTGAATCCATGCATGGCGTTCTCGTAGACATAGAGTAGATTTGAGGTGGCAACGCTTAGAGACTGAAGAGAAGCTGTGTACCACTGCTTGTGATGGTTGAAGGCCTTTGGCATCACCGACCCGTCCATATGGACAATATAGGTCGAACGTTCAGCAGCCATTACCAAGGAAATACCAACCAGAGTGGAGAGAAGAAGGCATGTACGGAATAGCAAGCAAGCAAATGGAGAGGCCATTACTACACATGgatgttctctctctctctctctctctctctctctctctataaaGGATTTGAGGTTCATGCTTTCAATGCTCTTCTTATGCTTGGTAATCAGCGCCAGGTGCTGAGCGTGCCACCCATGCCTCGTAATCAACGCCGTAAAAAACGCAAAAGTGATGGCTTTTCTGTCAGACATTCACTACATAATTACCATTGACTACGGCATTCCAATTGTTCCTTTCTATAAAAATGGTATAAAAATGGGTAAACCATGCTCCTATGAGAAAATCATactgaaaaaaaatgagaataacgTGGGCATGTAAAACATTTGGATAATAGTTTAATAATTATAAGCTTCTTTGGAAATTATCAAACCATCACAATATTTAATTCTCACTGAAGATATTAAAAGTTGAATTCCTCTTCAATATATActtagaatataaataaaataaataaaaaatataaaaaatatacatgataTATAGAGACCGTTTGATACGCAAAATTTTAAAGTACAACATAtcacaagttttttttgttccttGTTTACTTTATAAATTGGCTGAGAGTACAGCACAAGAAGTTGTTATAGTACAGGACAaatggataaaatttttatatcacCAAAATCTCGGTACAAAGATTCTATCATAGTACAACACAACCAAAAGACTAAATCAccctcaataaaaaataaaaattacaatcaCAGCATACCGCATCCTATGACACTAATTCTCCGACCTTACATCTCCTACACTTCCTCAACTAATGCATATGCCTTCTCCATTTATACGATCCTCTTCTCTTTCTCGATCTTATTCTCTTCtctcccttttatttttttttgtcctctcgtctctaaaaaattttagggtttccaaggagtttttatcaaataaagatTTGATTCATAACATCTATAtatttccaaataaataaaacttatcatatttaaatattgaaagtttaaaccatataaaaactatacataaatctttttatttttctatccaaaaatttaaaattaaaattttattaaaaataaatataattccTTTTATATCTTTACCCATGAATCATTTGATAAGATTTTCTTGggaatatcaaatatattagtgaacttatataaaaatatttgtgtttatttttaataagaaattattttgcatatattttgaaaatacacaaacataattatgatttaataaatttattaattataaaaattaatcatgttaatattgataatgagacaaacttcaaaatttattttgttgtgaagTTTTTAGTGCATAACAGAAAGGGTATCATaagaatttataatattttatccaGTACTTagtgaaacacaaaaaaatttatgctTTTTATAGAATATTAAACATGGTACAGAACAAGCAGTTGTGGTTTACCacaacttcttgtactgttctgTACTGCTTGTACTGTTCTTAATTGTGTATCAAACGGACCCATAATTTATCACATTGTTAAAACATAccataagtataaaaaaaaaataaagaaagaaaaacactagCTGAAAATGTGACAATCAATAACATTTCTCTAGTAACGAACGCATGGCTCACTTGTTAAGAAGGCATTCTACTATCCGtgatcattttttattaaatctattgttttatagttaaaataatattttataagctAATTTGgatgttgttaattttttttatatttattgtcaGATTTAAAACATGAGGTTTTAGTCCGCTGTATTCCACAATTTTTGTCACACCCCGAACCCGGTTCGCTAGACCTAgtgcactgacaaacggccacGCACCCATAATGCATAGTACAATAGGTATGTAAGGCCTCTAAACCTATTACAAAACTAAATATACAATCTAACAGAACTGTAAATTTCAAAAATCGTAAAtggaaaatttacaaaatttcaCTAAATACAAACTCATAGTTTACAATACAGACAAAATTATAGCTTAACCAACACCATGGATAGGCTTGCTACTTGCTCACCCACTACAACTTATTTTGCAATTGTATATTTGatttacctatgatagctatgatacattgttaagaacttcctagcttAAATGAATTTCTTCTTTGGTGCTTTCTTCACACTTTTTGTCACAAAACTTCCACCGTGTTCATTCTGACTAACCCATTACTTTGATTTCGGTGTTAGATTATTAAATTCTACCTTGAATGATTATTTAAGAACTTTtgattctcttgtttttttagccctaagtgaagttttcaGCAAGTAGTACACCAGGAGACATGAGAtagggtgtatatatatactcataaaaaaaaggagTCTATGTCAGAATTCCTTTGCTAGTAAAGCacgaatgcatctatgtagacatgtaa carries:
- the LOC120254162 gene encoding subtilisin-like protease SBT3 translates to MASPFACLLFRTCLLLSTLVGISLVMAAERSTYIVHMDGSVMPKAFNHHKQWYTASLQSLSVATSNLLYVYENAMHGFSVALSGEELKALKKMPGVLDVHKDRHAKVDTTHTYEFLNLNVATGLWPASNYGEDVIIGVIDTGVWPEHKSFNDRGMSEVPKRWKGVCEAGEEFNSSMCNRKLIGARYFNKGVIAGNPGATITMNSTRDIEGHGTHTSSTAAGSYAAANFFGYAPGVARGVAHRARLAMYKVLWLEGRYASDVLAAMDQAMIDGVDVISISMGFDGLPLYEDPIAIASFGAMEKGIIVSSSAGNAGPDLETLHNGIPWVLTVAAGTIDRQLSGIVVLGNGQIITGTTHYPENAFLVDVPVAYDETILPCNSSKLLSSVAADNIIICKDKGKTWKQESFVTQSRAAGALIIANTSEYIFEYTSPVIVIGPEDGVMLVEYAKNNSTATVTMKFKQTFVGTKPAPAVASFSSRGPSPSFKSVLKPDIMAPGVDVLAAWIPKVPVTHIGNAPLASDFNILSGTSMSCPHASGVAALLKDARPGWSPAAIRSAMMTTASALDNTFQPIKEVGNYYIATSPLAVGAGQVDPNKALDPGLVYDASPQDYVSMLCACNYTLNQIKLITRSSKDYACSKPSSDLNYPSFISIFNANLTTHFQTFKRTVTNVGDGPAKYTVSVTVPKWLAVVVEPNVLVFKEKYEKLSYRVHLKASLEASRMTAYGFGDLIWVSETGKYKVRSPIVVLL